From Solanum lycopersicum chromosome 8, SLM_r2.1, the proteins below share one genomic window:
- the LOC101251113 gene encoding uncharacterized protein isoform X1 → MKNLTHSDSMRFCRRGRLFLYGIKKRSSQVDEYPINGCRHQYYVPCTVPSFGPCSRCLQILLVLIFLMHSAANFISGHCDLMGGVLVVIGERHDLLFLNIVPALLTECEVQISWAKNIYFLQNAEGAGLVPFDCWLCLRGTKMMVLRVENNSGLALKRLVDISMDSLLFSRSNWSL, encoded by the exons ATGAAAAACCTTACTCACAGTGATTCTATGAGATTTTGTAGAAGAGGAAGACTCTTCCTGTATGGCATCAAAAAGAGGAGTTCTCAAGTTGATGAATATCCAATCAACGGCTGTCGTCACCAG TATTATGTCCCTTGTACCGTCCCATCCTTTGGACCTTGCAGTAGGTGTTTGCAGATACTTCTTGTTCTG ATATTTTTGATGCATTCAGCAGCCAATTTTATATCTGGCCATTGTGATTTGATGGGGGGCGTCCTTGTTGTCATAGGAGAAAG GCATGACCTACTTTTTCTGAATATAGTGCCTGCCCTTCTTACCGAATGTGAAGTTCAGATTAGCTGGGCAAAGAACATTTATTTCCTTCAAAATGCAGAAGGTGCAGGCTTAGTCCCATTTGATTGTTGGCTTTGCTTAAGAGGGACTAAAATGATGGTGTTGCGTGTAGAGAACAACAG TGGTCTAGCTCTCAAGAGGTTGGTTGACATAAGCATGGATTCATTACTCTTCTCTCGAAGCAATTGGTCACTCTGA
- the LOC101251113 gene encoding uncharacterized protein isoform X2, with protein sequence MKNLTHSDSMRFCRRGRLFLYGIKKRSSQVDEYPINGCRHQIFLMHSAANFISGHCDLMGGVLVVIGERHDLLFLNIVPALLTECEVQISWAKNIYFLQNAEGAGLVPFDCWLCLRGTKMMVLRVENNSGLALKRLVDISMDSLLFSRSNWSL encoded by the exons ATGAAAAACCTTACTCACAGTGATTCTATGAGATTTTGTAGAAGAGGAAGACTCTTCCTGTATGGCATCAAAAAGAGGAGTTCTCAAGTTGATGAATATCCAATCAACGGCTGTCGTCACCAG ATATTTTTGATGCATTCAGCAGCCAATTTTATATCTGGCCATTGTGATTTGATGGGGGGCGTCCTTGTTGTCATAGGAGAAAG GCATGACCTACTTTTTCTGAATATAGTGCCTGCCCTTCTTACCGAATGTGAAGTTCAGATTAGCTGGGCAAAGAACATTTATTTCCTTCAAAATGCAGAAGGTGCAGGCTTAGTCCCATTTGATTGTTGGCTTTGCTTAAGAGGGACTAAAATGATGGTGTTGCGTGTAGAGAACAACAG TGGTCTAGCTCTCAAGAGGTTGGTTGACATAAGCATGGATTCATTACTCTTCTCTCGAAGCAATTGGTCACTCTGA
- the LOC101251113 gene encoding cystathionine beta-lyase, chloroplastic isoform X3, with protein sequence MASKRGVLKLMNIQSTAVVTSIMSLVPSHPLDLAVGVCRYFLFWHDLLFLNIVPALLTECEVQISWAKNIYFLQNAEGAGLVPFDCWLCLRGTKMMVLRVENNSGLALKRLVDISMDSLLFSRSNWSL encoded by the exons ATGGCATCAAAAAGAGGAGTTCTCAAGTTGATGAATATCCAATCAACGGCTGTCGTCACCAG TATTATGTCCCTTGTACCGTCCCATCCTTTGGACCTTGCAGTAGGTGTTTGCAGATACTTCTTGTTCTG GCATGACCTACTTTTTCTGAATATAGTGCCTGCCCTTCTTACCGAATGTGAAGTTCAGATTAGCTGGGCAAAGAACATTTATTTCCTTCAAAATGCAGAAGGTGCAGGCTTAGTCCCATTTGATTGTTGGCTTTGCTTAAGAGGGACTAAAATGATGGTGTTGCGTGTAGAGAACAACAG TGGTCTAGCTCTCAAGAGGTTGGTTGACATAAGCATGGATTCATTACTCTTCTCTCGAAGCAATTGGTCACTCTGA
- the LOC138338058 gene encoding uncharacterized protein, whose amino-acid sequence MTNIAVMLYFNGRWDPSNKYINYLADGVLIHTESTFATLVSVIATQLSIDTSTSKVEIRYKIDERSPPIQIHNDMGVKVYLETKKEHRDMTRYPLCVTTTEPVNLETNAALIPLLCSDTSGDMRVIHNSYFSNTFNGIDEAIGLIGFGSCEEVDELEELAPGIIINPNHSLFEKDQVYKNKYVLTSALKRHSILNHFQFKTTRSSAISYSIQCLGESCSWSLRASSLNKSEMFKIREFESEHTCLLLHNSLSERLATKSVVGSIIVGKYAEPDANYTPKDIQRDMLAEYGVRLTYMQAWRAKEAALELIRGDPIQSYAKLPSYFHILEATYPGSHIRFHKSEDDRFLYVFVALFTSIKGWEYCRPIVVVDGTFLKGAYKGTLLTANTLDAAGSILPLAYAIVDSENDSSWGWFFEQFRDAFGQRPEMCIVSDRHASIIKAVSTVYDEVPHFAFLQLLEFMRQLVQKWNNNNRSKATFSGFHLGKKYENILRRNKTASEKLKVVETNKYVYTVLDGITQFTVCLHQRTCTCGRFQLDELPCPHALAVLTIKHAGYEKYCSAYYTRKNLLLTYQFQMDPLPNESTWNTPTHVLEDIVLPPHGKRPPGRPKNKRHTQLREDGFKKAKITCSNCGQHDHNRKTCKNVRPYDQE is encoded by the exons ATGACTAATATAGCGGTGATGCTTTACTTCAATGGACGATGGGATCCTAGCAACAAATATATTAACTACTTGGCAGATGGTGTGTTGATACACACAGAGTCAACGTTTGCCACCCTCGTTTCTGTAATTGCTACTCAATTGTCAATAGAcacatcaacaagtaaagttgaaatcagatataaaattgatgaaaggTCTCCTCCaattcaaattcataatgataTGGGGGTAAAGGTATATCTTGAAACTAAAAAGGAACATCGAGATATGACAAGATACCCTTTATGTGTCACAACAACTGAACCAGTCAACTTGGAGACTAATGCTGCACTCATTCCACTTTTGTGTTCAGACACTTCAGGAGATATGAGGgttatacacaattcatacttCTCTAATACATTTAATGGTATTGATGAAGCAATAGGGTTAATTGGATTCGGATCATGTGAGGAAGTTGATGAGCTGGAAGAATTAGCACcaggcatcattattaatccCAATCACTCTTTATTTGAAAAAGATCAGGTGTATAAGAATAAATATGTCCTCACTAGTGCACTAAAAAGACATTCCATTCTTAATCATTTTCAATTCAAGACAACAAGATCAAGCGCAATAAG CTATTCGATACAGTGCCTAGGAGAAAGCTGCAGTTGGAGTTTACGAGCTTCAAGCTTGAACAAATCTGAAATGTTCAAGATTAGAGAATTTGAAAGCGAACACACTTGTTTGTTGCTACATAATTCATTATCGGAAAGGCTAGCAACTAAGAGTGTTGTTGGGAGTATTATTGTGGGTAAATATGCTGAACCAGATGCTAATTACACACCAAAAGACATACAACGTGACATGTTAGCTGAATATGGTGTGCGACTCACATATATGCAAGCTTGGAGAGCTAAAGAAGCAGCTCTTGAATTAATCCGGGGTGATCCAATTCAATCATATGCAAAGTTGCCAAGCTACTTTCACATACTAGAGGCGACTTACCCTGGTTCTCATATAAGATTTCACAAATCAGAGGATGACCGttttttatatgtgtttgtAGCTTTGTTCACCTCGATAAAAGGATGGGAATATTGTAGACCAATTGTAGTTGTTGATGGAACTTTCTTAAAAGGAGCATACAAAGGGACACTATTAACCGCTAATACCTTAGATGCAGCAG GGAGTATATTGCCACTTGCTTATGCTATTGTCGATTCAGAGAATGATTCATCTTGGGGGTGGTTTTTTGAGCAATTCAGAGATGCATTTGGTCAAAGACCAGAGATGTGTATCGTTTCCGATAGGCATGCAAGCATTATTAAGGCAGTTTCAACAGTTTATGATGAAGTACCTCATTTTGCAT TCTTGCAACTCTTGGAATTCATGAGACAACTTGTACAGAAATGGAATAACAATAACAGATCAAAGGCGACATTTTCAGGTTTTCACCTTggaaaaaagtatgaaaatatattgCGGCGCAATAAAACTGCATCAGAGAAATTAAAG gtTGTAgagacaaataaatatgtgtataCCGTACTTGATGGTATTACACAATTCACAGTATGTCTTCACCAACGTACATGCACATGTGGGAGATTTCAATTGGATGAGTTACCATGTCCACATGCTTTGGCCGTTTTAACAATAAAACACGCTGGTTATGAGAAATATTGTTCGGCTtactatacaagaaaaaatttattgttgACATATCAATTTCAAATGGATCCCCTGCCAAATGAAAGTACATGGAAC